In Dermochelys coriacea isolate rDerCor1 chromosome 10, rDerCor1.pri.v4, whole genome shotgun sequence, one DNA window encodes the following:
- the SLC51B gene encoding organic solute transporter subunit beta yields MKSLWIILFLLVQGTEGFLFQNAKVKLCLQASTTDENLLLEDCNPTSEFQHWSWQDNSLINQGTRKCLSTDEANNVRSSPCESAAHADWECVNFMLHPVGSTQMYLTADKNKATLANTKSPSSRWRVSRGQSVCDQKQAKAEGSRYFAMALTSAQMHDKVEDSSIPEMPMSQEQLQKMLWFFRSDDSSTWNYSILVLSFVVLFLGLLLLGINIMANRNRKIILMCEQAAKPAEPEAKPHLVDLKEDNNLNPFTQDLLPKGQRPGEVLVQWKDGSVTALYAEKSEEDM; encoded by the exons ATGAAGTCACTCTGGATAATCCTTTTTCTATTGGTGCAAG GCACAGAGggttttctctttcaaaatgctAAAGTCAAGCTGTGTTTACAAGCCAGCACAACAGATGAGAATTTACTTTTAGAGGACTGTAATCCCACTTCAGAGTTCCAACACTGGTCTTGGCAAGACAATTCCTTGATCAATCAAGGCACCAGGAAATGTCTGTCTACAGATGAAGCCAACAACGTGCGGTCAAGTCCCTGTGAAAGTGCAGCACATGCAGACTGGGAGTGTGTTAATTTCATGCTGCACCCTGTGGGCAGCACCCAAATGTACCTGACTGCAGATAAGAATAAAGCCACTCTGGCAAATACAAAAAGCCCAAGTTCCCGATGGCGAGTCAGTAGGGGGCAGAGCGTATGCGATCAGAAGCAAG CAAAGGCAGAAGGCAGTAGATATTTCGCTATGGCTCTTACCAGCGCACAAATGCATGACAAGGTGGAAGACAGTTCTATTCCTGAAATGCCTATGTCTCAAGAACAACTACAGAAGATGTTGTGGTTTTTCCGGAGTGACGATT CATCCACGTGGAATTATTCCATTCTGGTCCTGTCCTTTGTGGTTCTGTTTCTGGGCCTCCTTCTTCTGGGAATAAACATCATGGCAAACAG AAATAGGAAGATTATCCTCATGTGTGAACAAGCTGCCAAACCAGCTGAGCCAGAAGCCAAGCCACACCTTGTggatttgaaggaagataatAACTTGAATCCTTTCACGCAAGATTTGCTGCCCAAAGGACAAAGACCAGGGGAGGTTTTGGTTCAGTGGAAGGATGGCAGTGTTACAGCCCTGTATGCAGAGAAGTCTGAGGAGGACATGTAA